One genomic region from Pyrobaculum islandicum DSM 4184 encodes:
- a CDS encoding FmdE family protein: MRFRKQIVELLQRRDLWGLLNKAAELHGHICVGLALGVKTSAVALERLGVLPADDTDIIAVTDNNTCFADGVQVVMGATLGNNRLIYRDAGRFALILVDRRGGKAVRISLAGRLTTPTMENPRYRDYWSRLPQLTEEKRQEFRSLMEKASAEVLEAPDAIFKIEEVPPDPILDALKSTTRPSWTVCERCGVATLAERAVVVGGRHYCPDCAGLKTYAVVGRKITEFKPPSSSPTQTAF, encoded by the coding sequence ATGAGGTTTCGAAAACAGATAGTGGAGCTCCTCCAGAGGAGAGACCTCTGGGGGCTTTTAAACAAAGCGGCGGAGCTACACGGCCACATATGCGTAGGGCTGGCACTAGGCGTGAAGACAAGCGCGGTGGCGCTGGAGAGGCTGGGCGTCTTGCCGGCCGACGACACCGACATAATCGCTGTAACCGACAACAACACCTGTTTCGCAGATGGGGTCCAGGTGGTCATGGGCGCGACGCTGGGCAACAACAGGCTGATCTACAGAGACGCGGGCAGATTCGCCCTAATCCTCGTCGACAGAAGAGGTGGAAAAGCCGTCAGGATCTCGCTCGCCGGCCGCCTCACCACTCCAACCATGGAGAACCCCCGATACCGGGACTACTGGAGCCGCCTACCCCAACTCACGGAAGAGAAACGTCAAGAGTTCCGAAGCCTAATGGAGAAGGCCTCGGCAGAGGTGCTGGAGGCTCCAGACGCCATATTCAAGATAGAGGAGGTGCCCCCAGACCCCATCCTCGACGCCCTAAAAAGCACCACAAGGCCGAGCTGGACCGTCTGCGAGAGATGCGGCGTCGCAACCCTAGCAGAAAGGGCGGTCGTCGTGGGGGGCCGCCACTACTGCCCAGACTGCGCAGGTCTAAAGACATATGCGGTCGTGGGGAGAAAAATCACCGAGTTTAAGCCCCCCTCCTCCTCGCCGACTCAAACAGCTTTTTAA